In Erigeron canadensis isolate Cc75 chromosome 1, C_canadensis_v1, whole genome shotgun sequence, a single window of DNA contains:
- the LOC122603178 gene encoding putative protein TPRXL: MATSSRKSGSSLTSAFHRSSSQSGRFGNYSSAYAADVASLTSPLSSPFASSTSSSFYSSPSSTHVYSRASSPTRVNLHGLAPVTSSSVRFSLSSRSGSPSRSVASMTSRDQVVRKQNAGNPLANFPKKKTCMCSPTTHPGSFRCSLHKNYNSSQGVAYSPNRLNARRSAMTNSLVRIGTVEGGDLVKRALAALIRPSSHQQRRRSAFEPRPSRLSVMSKADDS, encoded by the coding sequence atggccACATCTTCTAGAAAATCAGGTTCATCGTTGACATCGGCGTTTCATCGATCAAGCTCACAGTCCGGCCGATTCGGAAACTACTCAAGTGCTTACGCTGCTGACGTGGCATCTTTGACATCGCCGTTATCATCACCATTCGCATCGTCAACTAGCTCGAGTTTTTATTCATCTCCGTCATCAACACATGTATACAGCCGCGCGTCTTCACCGACGCGTGTCAATCTTCATGGACTAGCTCCCGTGACGTCATCATCGGTGCGGTTTTCGTTATCTAGCAGATCCGGATCTCCAAGCCGGTCGGTTGCATCGATGACTTCACGTGATCAAGTCGTACGGAAACAGAATGCCGGAAATCCGTTGGCGAATTTTCCGAAGAAGAAGACGTGTATGTGTTCGCCTACAACGCATCCAGGATCGTTTCGATGTAGTCTACATAAGAATTATAATTCGAGCCAAGGAGTGGCGTATTCGCCTAACAGATTAAATGCTCGTAGATCTGCGATGACGAATTCTCTAGTTCGAATTGGAACCGTTGAAGGTGGAGATCTGGTGAAACGAGCTTTAGCGGCGTTGATCCGGCCGTCATCGCATCAACAACGGCGGAGATCGGCGTTTGAACCGAGACCTAGCCGGTTATCCGTCATGTCCAAGGCCGATGActcatga